A stretch of DNA from Cellulomonas fengjieae:
AGCCGTACGTGTACGCGCAGATGATCGCGGGCAAGGAGGCGTCGCGTGCCGGTGAGGCCAAGAACTCCTGGCTGACCGGTACGGCCGCCTGGAACTTCGTCGCGGTCTCGCAGTACCTGCTCGGCGTGCGCCCGGACTACGACGGTCTGGTCGTCGACCCGCAGATCGGCCCGGAGGTCCCGTCGTTCACCGTCACGCGCGTCGCCCGCGGCGCCACGTACGAGATCCACGTGACCAACTCCGGCACGCCGGGCGCCCGCGGACGCCTCACGGTCGACGGCACGCCGATCGAGGGCAACCTCGTGCCGTACGCCGCCGAGGGCCAGGTCGTACGGGTCGAGGTCACCGTCTGACCCCCGCGGGGGTCGACGGGGTTCTGTCATGACGACGCTCCAGGAGCGGATGCCGACGGCGGTCGCAGGAGCCGACCCTCGGGTGGTGACGCTGCGCAGCGACCGGTGGGAGCTCGACGTCCTCCCGGAGACCGGCGCCGCGATCGCCGCCGGCCGCGTCCGCACACCGGACGGCGTCTGGCGCGACCTGCTGCGCCCGACGCGCTCGGCGGGCATGGGGGAGCCGGAGAAGTGCGCGAGCTTCCCGATGATCCCGTGGTCGAACCGCGTCAGCGCCGGGGTGCTGCGCTTCGGTGGCCGGTCGTGGCAGCTCCAGCGCAACTGCGCCGACGGCACGGCGATCCACGGCGCCGCACGGCACTCGCCGTGGTCCGTCGTGGAGCGGACCGACGGGCGCGTCGTGCTGGAGCTCGACACCTGCGAGCTGGTCGGCGTGAACTTCCCCTGGAAGTACCGCGCCCGGATCACGTACGCGCTCAGCGGGGACCGGCTCACCGTCGGGACGTCACTGCGCAACACCGACGTCGAGCCGTTCCCGGGCGGGTTCGGCCACCACCCGTACCTGCAGCGCTCGCTGTCCCCCGTCGGGTCCCCCGGGCCGGCGCCCCGCGCGCACCCGGTCCTCGAGGTGCCCGCCCACAAGAGCTACGCGATGGTCCGCGCCCTGCCCTCGGGACCGGCCGGCGCCGTCTCGCCGCGGGCCGACTTCCGCGTGCCGCGGCCGCTGACCTCCGCGTTCGTCGACGACGTCGTGACCGGGTGGGAGCCCGGCGCCCCCGTCCGCATCCACTACCCCGACTCCGGCGTGGGCGTCGACCTGCACGCGGACCCGGTCTTCGCGCACCTCGTGCTGTACGCACCCCGCAAGCGCTCCTACTTCGCCGTCGAACCGGTGACCAACGTCAACGACGGGTTCACGATGCACGAGCAGGGCGTACCGGGCACCGGCGTCTTCGTCCTCGAGCCGGGCGAGGAGCGCTCCGGGGCGTTCACCATGACCGTGCGGACCTGAGTTCGCCGCACGGACCGCTCCGGGTATGCTCTCTTCTCGGACTGGTCCACCGGTCCGCGCGGGTGTAGTTCAGTGGCAGAACTTCAGCTTCCCAAGCTGATAGCGCGAGTTCGATTCTCGTCACCCGCTCCAGCTCTTCCACCCCCGTGCCATGCCCCGCTCCCAGGTGCGCCACGGCGAGGCACAGCACCCTGGCCTGCACCCCCGACGCCGACGGGTTCTCGTCCCCTGAGCTCGAGGATCTGTCGGCGGATCCGGGGCTCGTGGAGCAGCTCGGCCAGAGTGGCGGCGACGTCCTCACGGGGGATCTCGTCATGCGGCTGGGCCGGGCCGAGGGCGACCGTCCCTGTTCCGGAGCTGCGCCGGCGGATCGAGTACTGCCTGACCATCCTCCAGGACGAGGGATCGCTGGCGCCGGGTGACAACG
This window harbors:
- a CDS encoding aldose epimerase family protein, with the translated sequence MTTLQERMPTAVAGADPRVVTLRSDRWELDVLPETGAAIAAGRVRTPDGVWRDLLRPTRSAGMGEPEKCASFPMIPWSNRVSAGVLRFGGRSWQLQRNCADGTAIHGAARHSPWSVVERTDGRVVLELDTCELVGVNFPWKYRARITYALSGDRLTVGTSLRNTDVEPFPGGFGHHPYLQRSLSPVGSPGPAPRAHPVLEVPAHKSYAMVRALPSGPAGAVSPRADFRVPRPLTSAFVDDVVTGWEPGAPVRIHYPDSGVGVDLHADPVFAHLVLYAPRKRSYFAVEPVTNVNDGFTMHEQGVPGTGVFVLEPGEERSGAFTMTVRT